Proteins from one Luteibaculum oceani genomic window:
- a CDS encoding M23 family metallopeptidase — translation MSKHKYIYNPNTLNYEKINLTFKDHLKKIGSTLITGLVFASIIIFLAYTFFDSPKERALKRENKQLQLQYSLLNKEVDQITEVLKDVVKRDNNIYRVIFEADPIPQSVRHAGIGGVDRYSEIQGYEFSDLVVETRSRIDKIARELYIQSKSFDEVIDLAKRKKEMLASIPAIQPISNKDLTRIASGFGYRIHPIHKIRKMHTGMDFTAPTGTPIYATGDGKIEYVKASRRGYGNHVIIKHNFGYKTLYAHLSAFNVIAGQNVKRGDIIGYVGSTGTSTAPHLHYEVLKDNRKINPINFFFNDLTPEEYDKMIELSSSANQSFD, via the coding sequence ATGTCGAAGCACAAGTACATTTACAACCCCAACACCCTCAATTACGAGAAAATCAACTTGACGTTTAAAGACCATCTGAAAAAGATTGGCTCTACGTTAATCACAGGTTTGGTTTTCGCGAGCATTATTATTTTTCTTGCCTACACCTTTTTCGATTCCCCTAAAGAACGTGCTTTAAAAAGGGAAAACAAGCAATTACAACTTCAGTATTCCTTACTTAACAAAGAAGTAGATCAAATTACCGAGGTTTTAAAGGATGTTGTTAAAAGAGACAACAATATTTACCGTGTAATTTTTGAAGCAGATCCTATTCCACAAAGCGTTAGGCATGCAGGAATTGGTGGAGTTGATCGCTACAGCGAGATTCAGGGGTATGAATTCAGCGATTTAGTCGTAGAAACTAGATCGAGAATTGACAAAATAGCCAGAGAATTATATATCCAATCAAAATCTTTTGATGAGGTTATAGATTTAGCAAAAAGAAAAAAGGAAATGCTAGCCTCCATTCCGGCTATTCAACCCATTTCCAATAAAGATCTTACTCGTATTGCCTCTGGATTTGGATATAGAATTCACCCTATTCATAAAATCCGAAAAATGCATACGGGAATGGATTTTACCGCTCCAACCGGGACACCGATATATGCAACCGGTGATGGTAAAATTGAGTATGTTAAAGCAAGTAGACGTGGTTATGGTAATCACGTTATTATTAAGCACAACTTTGGGTACAAAACCCTTTACGCTCACTTAAGCGCATTTAATGTAATCGCAGGACAGAATGTTAAGAGAGGGGATATAATTGGATACGTTGGTTCTACTGGTACCTCTACGGCACCTCACCTCCATTACGAAGTTCTTAAAGACAATAGAAAAATCAACCCGATTAACTTCTTCTTCAACGATTTAACACCTGAGGAGTACGATAAGATGATTGAATTATCTTCAAGTGCAAATCAATCGTTCGACTAG